One Kitasatospora sp. NBC_01266 genomic window carries:
- a CDS encoding DUF6421 family protein, with amino-acid sequence MQNLSPNLAVAADLTAASLAEHPAWQRLKQTVEALRPLQSKDGSIDLSTVQRHTVDPLLDTVLGAIQELSPLFPHDAAYLEAVQADLRKWAETGYREPDFLDSLLAFQPAAQRVDGLGHLVVFPMYTQNGNPDRNLEAVLLQVVWPDWLAELERTRFDNPMFVPITFTDFTAGYDTNSAVLFPETVAVRQAPERFTWGGIFCDREAARFRAVSSSAVNLLGLEIPADAAALIDDQARAQQTFVLWDLVHDRTHSHGDLPFDPFMIKQRSPFWMYGLEELRCDLTAFKEAVKLEAEGYEQGRDVQYAILFDRLFRFPVTGGRVRNYDGMGGQLLFAYLHQHDALRWRDNRLSIDWDRVAEVTNALCGEIEALYRAGIDRPKTAHWIAAYQLVSRYLTPHPASTWAKGAEALPLDLDGKALNKALCDAVHPDEFPLSMFYEALSKKLANVITATAGITGAGIQEVAA; translated from the coding sequence ATGCAGAATCTTTCGCCGAACCTCGCTGTGGCGGCCGACCTTACGGCGGCGTCCCTGGCCGAACACCCCGCCTGGCAGCGGCTGAAGCAGACCGTCGAGGCGCTGCGCCCGCTGCAGTCCAAGGACGGGTCGATCGACCTCTCCACGGTCCAGCGGCACACCGTCGACCCGCTGCTCGACACCGTGCTCGGGGCGATCCAGGAGCTCTCCCCGCTCTTCCCGCACGATGCCGCCTACCTGGAAGCCGTCCAGGCCGACCTGCGCAAGTGGGCCGAGACGGGCTACCGCGAGCCCGACTTCCTCGACTCGCTGCTCGCCTTCCAGCCCGCCGCCCAGCGCGTCGACGGCCTCGGCCACCTGGTCGTCTTCCCGATGTACACCCAGAACGGCAACCCGGACCGCAACCTGGAGGCCGTCCTCCTCCAGGTGGTCTGGCCCGACTGGCTGGCCGAGCTGGAGCGCACCCGCTTCGACAACCCGATGTTCGTGCCGATCACCTTCACCGACTTCACGGCCGGCTACGACACCAACTCCGCGGTCCTCTTCCCGGAGACCGTCGCCGTCCGCCAGGCCCCCGAGCGCTTCACCTGGGGCGGCATCTTCTGCGACCGCGAGGCCGCCCGGTTCCGCGCCGTCTCCAGCTCCGCCGTGAACCTGCTCGGCCTGGAGATCCCCGCCGACGCCGCCGCGCTGATCGACGACCAGGCCCGCGCCCAGCAGACCTTCGTCCTCTGGGACCTGGTGCACGACCGCACCCACAGCCACGGCGACCTGCCGTTCGACCCGTTCATGATCAAGCAGCGCAGCCCGTTCTGGATGTACGGCCTGGAGGAGCTGCGCTGCGACCTGACCGCCTTCAAGGAGGCCGTCAAGCTGGAGGCCGAGGGCTACGAGCAGGGCCGCGACGTCCAGTACGCGATCCTGTTCGACCGCCTCTTCCGCTTCCCGGTCACCGGTGGCCGGGTCCGCAACTACGACGGCATGGGCGGCCAGCTGCTCTTCGCCTACCTGCACCAGCACGACGCGCTGCGCTGGCGCGACAACCGCCTCAGCATCGACTGGGACCGGGTCGCAGAGGTCACCAACGCGCTCTGCGGCGAGATCGAGGCGCTCTACCGGGCCGGCATCGACCGCCCGAAGACGGCCCACTGGATCGCCGCCTACCAGCTAGTGTCCCGCTACCTGACCCCGCACCCGGCCTCCACCTGGGCCAAGGGCGCCGAGGCCCTCCCGCTGGACCTGGACGGCAAGGCGCTCAACAAGGCGCTCTGCGACGCCGTCCACCCCGACGAGTTCCCGCTCAGCATGTTCTACGAAGCCCTGTCCAAGAAGCTCGCCAACGTGATCACCGCCACCGCGGGCATCACCGGCGCCGGTATCCAGGAGGTCGCCGCGTGA
- a CDS encoding SDR family NAD(P)-dependent oxidoreductase, giving the protein MSTLDSTSSGRTLDGVRGKVIAVAGASGPAGRATVRRLAAGGAIVIAADIDQQRLDAVTAGVRTAVPGAQVTGQVIDLLDPQEVHDWADHLESEHGHVDGLLHLVGGWRGSKTFHETRIDDWDFLHDTVVRTLQHTSLAFQPALLRSEAGRYAIISASAAHKPTAGGAAYAAAKAAGEAWTLAMANSFAKETTAEDGVPTAAAVILVIKALLSPEMRAEKPEAKFTGYTETADLADHLADLWSRPAAELNGQHLWLTAR; this is encoded by the coding sequence GTGAGCACCCTCGACTCGACCAGCAGCGGCCGCACCCTCGACGGGGTCAGGGGCAAGGTCATCGCGGTCGCCGGCGCCAGCGGCCCGGCCGGCCGGGCGACCGTGCGCCGACTGGCCGCCGGCGGCGCCATCGTGATCGCCGCCGACATCGACCAGCAGCGCCTCGACGCCGTGACGGCCGGCGTGCGCACCGCCGTGCCGGGCGCGCAGGTCACCGGCCAGGTCATCGACCTGCTCGACCCGCAGGAGGTCCACGACTGGGCCGACCACCTGGAGTCCGAGCACGGCCACGTCGACGGCCTGCTCCACCTGGTGGGCGGCTGGCGCGGCAGCAAGACCTTCCACGAAACCCGGATCGACGACTGGGATTTCCTGCACGACACCGTGGTGCGCACGCTGCAGCACACCTCGCTGGCCTTCCAGCCCGCGCTGCTGCGCAGCGAGGCCGGCCGGTACGCGATCATCTCCGCCTCCGCCGCGCACAAGCCGACCGCGGGCGGCGCGGCCTACGCCGCCGCCAAGGCCGCCGGCGAGGCCTGGACCCTGGCGATGGCCAACTCCTTCGCCAAGGAGACCACCGCCGAGGATGGTGTCCCGACGGCGGCGGCTGTCATCCTGGTGATCAAGGCCCTGCTCTCGCCCGAGATGCGGGCCGAGAAGCCGGAGGCCAAGTTCACCGGCTACACCGAGACCGCCGACCTGGCCGACCACCTGGCGGACCTCTGGTCCCGCCCCGCAGCAGAACTGAACGGACAGCACCTGTGGTTGACAGCCCGATGA
- a CDS encoding alpha/beta hydrolase, which yields MDMVSKLSRALAAEPVSFDGGPGRHHQLVLPSSTTPVVVDLIAAAQTTPPRQVAVLLPGGGLNVRANYCTAQHGRSLARFLADHGYLVIGITPREDALTPPAIGPHCADWGLRAHRRDLQPVLAAVQDTLGLPYDLLGHSAGAALALDTAAQPDAHPRRVIVLDTTGPYDPATEPESAARADALTTALQEQLAQGVHVVDPGLKGLFARAAADPGGSSPVPRPDRAGPTFSNLGLLHYALTHTRRLPGPANWIYHQGHSSGSFEFGATPAQDRFTLDRTPLDVWRRAIEALGSGVQPTALLRDLAAVWAGRTDVYRIDWSAIRADVVWVNAELGRGDHDLGARLIQAGGARVDYRVVPGYGHGDVVWAPGAAQEIWPLLLG from the coding sequence ATGGACATGGTCAGTAAGTTGAGCAGGGCACTGGCTGCCGAACCGGTGTCGTTCGACGGGGGTCCCGGTCGTCACCACCAACTCGTCCTACCGAGCTCGACCACGCCGGTCGTGGTCGACCTGATAGCCGCCGCGCAGACCACGCCCCCACGTCAGGTAGCCGTCCTGCTGCCCGGCGGCGGCCTCAACGTCCGGGCCAACTACTGCACCGCCCAGCACGGCCGCAGCCTGGCCCGGTTCCTCGCCGACCACGGCTATCTCGTCATCGGCATCACGCCCCGCGAAGACGCGCTGACTCCCCCGGCCATCGGTCCGCACTGCGCCGACTGGGGCCTGCGCGCCCATCGACGCGACCTCCAGCCGGTGCTCGCCGCCGTCCAGGACACCCTCGGCCTGCCGTACGACCTGCTCGGGCACTCGGCCGGCGCCGCCCTTGCCCTGGACACGGCCGCGCAGCCCGACGCCCACCCGCGCCGGGTCATCGTGCTCGACACCACCGGCCCCTATGACCCGGCCACCGAGCCCGAGTCGGCCGCCCGCGCCGACGCGCTCACCACCGCGCTCCAGGAGCAGCTCGCCCAGGGAGTCCACGTCGTCGACCCGGGGCTCAAGGGCCTGTTCGCCCGCGCCGCCGCCGACCCCGGGGGCAGCAGCCCGGTACCGCGCCCGGACCGGGCCGGCCCGACGTTCAGCAACCTCGGGCTGCTGCACTACGCGCTGACCCACACCCGGCGGCTGCCCGGCCCGGCGAACTGGATCTACCACCAGGGCCACAGCAGCGGCTCCTTCGAATTCGGCGCCACCCCCGCGCAGGACCGCTTCACGCTCGACCGCACCCCCCTCGACGTCTGGCGCCGGGCGATCGAGGCGCTCGGCAGCGGGGTCCAACCGACCGCGCTGCTGCGCGACCTGGCAGCCGTGTGGGCCGGCCGCACCGACGTGTACCGGATCGACTGGTCGGCGATCCGCGCGGACGTGGTCTGGGTCAACGCCGAGCTGGGACGGGGTGATCACGACCTGGGCGCCCGGCTGATCCAGGCCGGCGGGGCGCGGGTCGACTACCGGGTCGTCCCGGGTTACGGCCATGGCGACGTGGTGTGGGCGCCCGGCGCCGCACAGGAGATCTGGCCGCTGCTGCTCGGCTGA
- a CDS encoding threonine aldolase family protein → MSTSLSGTDAVRRHDPASRGFASDNYAGVHPEILAAIALANDGHQIAYGEDQYTEHLQSVFKKHFGEQAEAYPVFNGTGANVVALQALLPRWGAVIAAQSAHINVDECGAPEKVAGIKLLTVPTPDGKLTPELIDQQAWGWDDEHRAAPLAVSIAQNTELGTLYTAEEIRAICEHAHERGMLVHLDGSRLANAAASLGRPFREFTTDAGVDVLSFGGTKNGLLFGEVVVVLNPEKVRNIKYLRKMSMQLASKMRFLSVQFEALLTGDLWLRNAGHANAMAQRLATAVGGIEGVTLVRPVQANAVFAILPREVSERLQKRYRFYFWNEQTGEVRWMTAFDTTEADIDSFAAAIAEELGRTA, encoded by the coding sequence ATGAGCACCTCCCTCTCCGGAACCGACGCGGTGCGGCGGCACGACCCCGCCTCCCGCGGGTTCGCCAGCGACAACTACGCGGGCGTCCACCCGGAGATCCTCGCGGCGATCGCGCTGGCCAACGACGGCCACCAGATCGCCTACGGCGAGGACCAGTACACCGAGCACCTGCAGTCGGTCTTCAAGAAGCACTTCGGCGAGCAGGCCGAGGCCTACCCGGTCTTCAACGGCACCGGTGCCAACGTGGTCGCGCTGCAGGCCCTGCTGCCGCGCTGGGGCGCGGTGATCGCGGCCCAGAGCGCGCACATCAACGTCGACGAGTGCGGGGCGCCGGAGAAGGTCGCCGGCATCAAGCTGCTCACCGTGCCCACCCCGGACGGCAAGCTCACCCCCGAGCTGATCGATCAGCAGGCCTGGGGCTGGGACGACGAGCACCGCGCCGCGCCGCTCGCCGTCTCGATCGCCCAGAACACCGAACTCGGCACCCTCTACACCGCCGAGGAGATCCGGGCGATCTGCGAGCACGCCCACGAGCGCGGCATGCTCGTCCACCTGGACGGCTCCCGGCTGGCCAACGCCGCCGCCTCGCTCGGCCGCCCGTTCCGCGAGTTCACCACGGACGCCGGCGTCGACGTGCTCTCCTTCGGCGGCACCAAGAACGGCCTGCTGTTCGGCGAGGTCGTGGTGGTGCTGAACCCGGAGAAGGTCCGGAACATCAAGTACCTGCGCAAGATGTCGATGCAGCTCGCCTCGAAGATGCGCTTCCTCTCGGTGCAGTTCGAGGCGCTGCTCACCGGCGACCTCTGGCTGCGCAACGCGGGCCACGCCAACGCGATGGCGCAGCGCCTGGCCACCGCGGTCGGCGGCATCGAGGGCGTCACGCTGGTCCGCCCGGTGCAGGCGAACGCGGTCTTCGCGATCCTGCCGCGTGAGGTCAGCGAGCGGCTGCAGAAGCGTTACCGCTTCTACTTCTGGAACGAGCAGACCGGCGAGGTGCGCTGGATGACCGCCTTCGACACCACCGAGGCGGACATCGACTCGTTCGCGGCGGCGATCGCCGAGGAGCTGGGCCGCACGGCCTGA